One Spinacia oleracea cultivar Varoflay chromosome 4, BTI_SOV_V1, whole genome shotgun sequence DNA segment encodes these proteins:
- the LOC130471425 gene encoding protein FAR1-RELATED SEQUENCE 8-like produces MVRTAFGEEKEVPQLKIGMVFPDWEEIEEQFKAYGRQKGFAVVRRSGAYRSYSSQSKDGSKELVKQKRNALWTCECFGQPERKRKEKAIVPFDSPLHEIVGSGIRKSKKCQCPVHVYASVNNLGQWVIRRAEMVHQNHHPTPSKSRTIACFRKGFIKENPHVVSQMNVCLKSGMSVAQTFNLMATQRNGKALMPFLQKDINDVVAKERKARMKGGDANAMYEYFKMMKEDNPNFYFIYRQAPDGRLQDVLWVDARSRAAYEEFGDVVCFDTTYLTNQYKIPFANFVGVNHHGQSILLGCALVSHENSDTFEWIFSH; encoded by the coding sequence ATGGTAAGAACCGCATTTGGGGAAGAGAAAGAAGTTCCCCAACTGAAGATTGGCATGGTTTTTCCTGATTGGGAGGAGATTGAAGAACAATTTAAGGCGTACGGGAGGCAAAAGGGCTTTGCTGTAGTAAGACGAAGTGGTGCTTATAGGTCTTATAGTAGCCAGTCGAAGGATGGTAGTAAAGAGTTAGTGAAACAAAAGCGTAATGCGTTGTGGACTTGTGAGTGCTTTGGTCAGCCAGAAAGGAAGCGCAAGGAGAAGGCGATTGTTCCCTTCGATTCCCCGCTCCATGAAATAGTTGGGAGTGGCATACGGAAGTCTAAGAAATGTCAATGTCCCGTCCATGTGTATGCTAGTGTAAATAATTTAGGTCAGTGGGTGATACGTAGAGCTGAAATGGTACATCAGAATCATCACCCAACCCCTTCCAAGTCTAGAACTATTGCTTGTTTTCGTAAAGGGTTTATAAAAGAGAATCCTCATGTAGTGTCACAAATGAATGTGTGTTTGAAATCTGGGATGTCAGTTGCCCAAACGTTTAACTTAATGGCTACGCAACGGAATGGAAAAGCTTTAATGCCTTTCTTACAGAAGGATATTAATGATGTGGTTGCTAAAGAAAGAAAGGCAAGGATGAAGGGGGGTGATGCGAATGCCATGTATGAGTATTTTAAGATGATGAAAGAAGATAATCCAAATTTTTACTTCATATATAGGCAAGCGCCAGATGGTCGGTTGCAGGATGTGCTTTGGGTTGATGCTCGTAGTAGAGCGGCGTATGAGGAGTTTGGTGATGTTGTATGTTTTGATACTACGTACTTGACGAATCAGTACAAAATTCCATTCGCGAACTTTGTAGGCGTAAATCATCATGGTCAAAGCATATTACTTGGGTGTGCCTTGGTATCTCATGAGAACTCTGATACTTTTGAGTGGATTTTTAGCCATTAG